The Panicum hallii strain FIL2 chromosome 5, PHallii_v3.1, whole genome shotgun sequence genome contains the following window.
TGAGGCCTAGCACTTTCCTTCGTCTCATCTTGTAATCATATTTTCAGAGCCTGCTCTTCTTGGAGATCGTTAATACTGATAATAAACCACAAAATGTTCAGAGGCTTAGCCAACTAGCCATTCTCCCAAGATGTGCTCGATTATTTTGGTTGAAACGATCAGATGGAAGCTCACTAAATTTGCAGATATTCCTTTGGATAAACCCTCTGTAGAAGTCCAGAACCTTGGACTAAAAGTGGATGCCAGAGTTGTCCTTCAACAAACAAGCTGTGGCGTTTGGGCCAATGATCGATCTGAAAATAGCCTTTGGCAGTAACCAAAACTTAGCACTAACAAGCAGTCGGCGGAGTCTGAAATACTATCCCCAATTCGGTGAAATCAAATGGGCTAGAAAGAACTGGAGATGAGAAGGCAGAGGTATGCTACAGCAAATTTCAGAACACAAGCAAACACAGCAAACCAGATATTTGACGACCAGAGGTGAATAGGTGATTGCGTGCAATTTTATGGTATACGTGAGGATATGAATGGAGTTGGAATCTGCGGCCGGTTCTTTCGGGGCGATGACGAGCGGAGCCAAGCGCGCGCTTGGCCGAAAGCGCCTCCGTCTCCTCCCGGCTCCCGCACCGCGGCCGCATCTCCGGAGAACCCGCATACGAGAGATGAGGCAGGGGCGGCGTGTGGACTTGATGGAGGCGAGCGCGGGATGCTTGGCGGCGGAGCTAGCAGAGGTCGCCGGCGGCAGCCCGACCTCGCCGGCCTGGAATAGTTGCGACATGAACCCTGATTTTATTCCGAATATTTACACACCTTGattcggatcgcgatccgaatatttataAATAACACCCTCATTTGGATCTTGATTAATAATAGCGATCCAAAATATTTATTTTACCCCCTATTTCGGATAGAAAATTTACAAAGtgctccttctctccctctcctcatCGCCTCTTACGCCGACGGCCTCCGACTCCACCGCCGCCAACCTTCCTGCCTTCCGTTCTGGCCGGCGGCGTTGAGGTTCTTATGCAGGTGCCTTTCGCGGCGTTCCGACGCTTCAACCTTGTTGAGCTCCGTCATCGCCTCTTCATGGATCCGGTTGAATTCTGCCCTGAAATTGGCGCCTCTGATCAATGGTCAGCAGGTAGCTGAGCGGGCGGCTAGAGAGTGCGCCTCCGGCTGCTTGCGCTTGGCCCCCGCCGGCGTCGCCATGCGATGGCGCAGCATCACGCGGTCCAGCCCCTCCATCACCGGGTCGACCCATCCTCCGGACCAGCGCTTGCAGTCTCCGCCTGGCTGCCTCGCCGGCGTCCGGCGTTCGCAGCCATCCGAACCGAGCGAAGGACAGGGGGGCGCCGCCGGCGCTTGCTTCCCGCGGGTTACAGCTTCTGATGGCGCAGAATCAGGCGGTCCATCCCCCTCCATCACCGGCATGCAGGTTCTGCagttctgctgctgctgccatgCCCAATTGCCCATAGACCACGGAGCCGTTTCACCGTTTGGGTACACAGGGGCATTGGGTTTCATCGTGGTTCTTGTTTTGTTTGGGAACCTGATAAGCTTCCACGTATGTTTTTGTACTAAGTAATAATTTGTACTCCTAAGTAGCATTGAGGCGGGTTGTTCTTGTAACTAGTACTGCATCAAACTGtattatttttttttaaaaaaatccacACTGCTGTATGCTGTTTACATAGTAGGACGTAGCATGGAGACTCGCAGTTCATGTTTTCTGTACCAGCCTTGTGGCCCAAAAAGTTTGTCCATGAAACACCAGTTGTTTGGTACTTTGGTTTAGGCACGAAGTTACTATGGGCAGAGCAAGCCAGACTGTGTCTTGTTGGCCACATACAGATACAGTGGTGACAAAACCAAACAATTTGGTCTCCAAGATTTTAATCAAGATTGACATGTGAAATGAACTTTTGTGTGCCAAATTTTCGAGACCCCATTAAAAGGCTTTCAAAATTTGGTCATGCTTTACACGCTAAGAGTAACAACTAAATAAACCATGAAGGCAAATGGTAGCACCAAGGAGAATGCCCAAATCTCCGATCGAACATCAAGGTAAATTCATAAGGAACTAGGAACAAGAAAGAATTAGCGATACATGCAAACCTCCATACAGACTGTGAGTATCCATCACTGTTCAATGTTATAATTCATCCATCcgaggaaaaggaaaggaacTAGGAACAAGAAAGAATAAACGATAAACAAAATCCGGCCGGCATGAAGCCCTGATCATAGTCGCTGTCCGTGCAGGTCTCCATCACCTCCATGGCGCAGGAAACCCTGCATGCCCTGGTGGTTCTcctcggtggcggcggcggcggcggctgctccGGCCGCAGCCACCTCGTCGAGTTCGCTCGTCTCTTCGTAGAGGCGGGTGGCTTTCTCCTTCAATTCGGCGCGCCTCTCGTCGATGGTCACAAGATgagagagggggcggcgggcgggcggctccGGCTGCTTCCGCTTGCTTCCTGCCGGCGTCAGCATCCTGCGGCGCCGGATCATGCGGTCCACCCCCTCCATCACCGGCTCCATCGTCCGGACTAGCGTCTCCAGCTTACGCCTGGCTGCGGCGGCGTCCGGCTGCGCCATGGCCGATGCCGTCCATGCGTCGTGGTGCTTTGCGTTTGCAAACTTTCATGTCAGAACAAGGTGCGTTGCGTGGTGTCTTCTACTTTTTTTCTAAAGTTCGAAGAATCGATGGTTCCCCACGCCCCTGCCCTGTTCCCAACTCCGACACGAAGCGTACAGCACACGTGTACGGGTCCGAAGCCAAACTGTTGGCGCGCGTGTACGGCAGATCCTTCGACCACGCTTCACCTTCAGACCCTCTCTTGATTGACCACGCCTCTCTCTACAGGTACCCTTCCATTTTTGTTGGCGCACAAGTTCAAATTCCAAAGGTGATTTCTCTAAAGTCCAGGCATAGTAAAAACAGTACACTGCCTCTGATGGGAAAGTAGGAAGGAACTCTAGAAGTGGAAAGATTAGACATGATGCGGCAAAATCAGTTCAGATTCGCTTGACTCGACCACAGTGTAATCATCAGCAGCATGGTCTCAACATATTTCTCTCATTCAGACATTATTCCATATAGCACCACCGTGTGTCTTTCGGCACTTCATGCCACATCTACTGCTCCTTACCATTTTAAGAAGGTCATGAGATGGCAGTGATGCCACAGTTTGATAGCATACTCATACGACTGGGTCTGACAAACACGACCGAGCACTGTTCCATCAAAAACGACCGAGCACTATTCCACCGTTCACCTAAGCACGTGACCTATGAAACCGAAGAGCAGATCGTCACCCTCACCGATCGCATCCTCATTGACTATACGTGCACATGAGTTGTACGTAGTTTGCTTCAGCGACTGTCTGTCCCAACTTCACGCTTGCAAGATCCTGCTCCAAGGTAAGTATGACGTCCTGTAGCTCGCTGCTCCTCCTTGTGGCGGCCTTCAACTTCTTGATCCTCTCGGAGTCTGGAGACCTTATCATCATCTTTATGTTTGTTATCTTCTCATCCATTGAAGCCTTTAACTGGCAGAACTTCTCAATGTCATCACGGAGTCCGTCCTCCTTCAGAAGTAACGAACCATAGACCTGAAACAGAAACCATTCAGCATTGACAGACATAGATATTTGCAAAGAAGGAAAACATGATACGTAGTAGTATGCAGCATAGCACAATAGCAAAAAAAATTAAATACTGACCTCATTGAAATGGAATACGCAGTGGTAAGCTCTGTCAATCTCTTCAACGGTTAGATCCTCCAGGACGATCtgaaccaaaaaaaaaaggttgATTCATAGAAAAGGTTTGAAATAAATATTGACTGCAAGTGTTCCCCAAAATCTTTCTCTTTCACAAGGTTTGAAATAAACATTGCATTCGCAAACAGTATAAAATGATCCTTTAGAAATTAGAAATGTGTCGGCAAATGTAAGGGTCTGAAACAGAGTGTTCCAAAATCACTTGACATTTTGCAATGAGAGCAACAAATAAGTGACACATCAGCATTTCCCCATGAGGTCCGGAAAGGCACCAGAATAACCATCACAGCACCCGTAACCAAGTTCACCGAATCACTCCAGCAATGTCAGTACTCCCACATGCACACATCACCATGAACCATGTCACTTACTGAAGAAAAAGGCATAAACAGAGATCGTACCTTGAGGTCGCTGTTACTTTGGTTATCAGCTTCAGAGGTTTGCTGAAATCACACGAGAGCACGACATCAGCAAGATCTATATACGTGCAGCTAACCAGCAAAAACATCACACCGACACGCAAGTCAGAAGCAGACCTGTGTGACGGTGCCTCCTCCACCCTCACTAAGCCGCCTCTTCTCTTCTCTCGATCGGCGCCAGAGCCTCCGGGTGGCATGGCGCTTGACGAATCAAACGTGGAACCGTCAGATCAAACGTGTTTACTGTTTAGGCTAGAGGAATCAGATTTGGTTGGGGATCGAACCTTGATCCTCGCCATGGACTCGGGCGCTCGGGCCTCGAGGACTCCACGCTTTTGCTTGGATTGAGATTTGGAGCCGCTCTTACTCAGCCGCAGCAACAGGAAGGAGAACACAGGCGCATGGTTTCCTTACCCGGAAAGAAAGAAATGGCGTCGCCGCTGGCACCGGTGGAATGGTGGGTGTGATATCCACCGTTCGATGGGACGTGCGGCCAATTGTCTCCATCCGTTCGATGGAGGTTGCTTCCGGAAGCTCGAAAACGCAACATGGTCCTCCTCACTCCCTGCCATCTCGTCCCCACTCCATTTTAGGGGCCTCATCTTTTTTTATACAGCGTACTTTAAGTCGATTGAAGTTTTTGGGTTTGCGATCAATCTGTTGTTGCTGTGATCATGTGGCCATTGCCTGTATCACCATAGCCATGGTTGATGGTACGGTGATAATGGTGGTGAAAGCTATTTTAGGCCTATTCCACTGCCATTTTTCCGGGTGCAGCTGCAGCCGCATAAATGGCAGCCGAACACATTGTTGAGAACATGGCAAGATGCCATATATCCGGTTCTAGGAATACTGGCTTCGATTTGTAAAAACCTTTTTAAGTACGTATTGTGTTCCTCAATCAACACTTTCTGACCTTATTGATCTACGAATTTGGTGACACTTTGTGAAGAGAGGCGCTATAGCACGGTACTCCATCCGCCCCAAATTATTAGTCTTTTTAGCTTGTTTAGATACATATATTCTATTATGCATCTAGACATAGCATATATATATGCATAACAAAAACAATACACCTAGAAAAGCTGAAATGATTGATAATTTGAAATGGAAAGAGTACAAATTCGCATAGTAGGGAATAATGGTACTGTTATCATAACCAAAGTCTAGTAGCATATATATAGTTCTTTTTTGTGAAACACTTGCGTATATAGTTTGATGAACCCGGAAGTAAGCAAAGGACATCACCCTTGCACTTCAAGACATCCTTTCTGCACCCTTCTCAAAGTCTGCATACGAGCAGCCGCGCAGGCCGCAGCGCAACCATCCTCCAATCGGTTATTACCCGACTATTTTACACCCAAATGCACTAGCAATCCTCCAATTGAATCAGCATTTGGCAAGAGGCTCTCTCGCGTCATTCGGTCAGAAATGAATCGGTGCGGTTTACGCAATGCTAACATGCATCTCTTCAGTCTCGAGTTGCTTTGGAAAAAttccaaaaaagaaagaaagaatatTTTAGATGGAAATGGAAAGAAATTCGTAGTCATATAAATATAACTTGCAACCAAGCAAGCAGAGTCTCGCATGAAAACTGGAGATGGGCATCATGGAAGGCTATCCAAGAAAACCAATCACCCAACACCAGTCTCAAATGGACGCCCTCCCAGCCGGCGCaagcagcagctgcagcagcgCCACCCATGCACCGCCGGCGCCTCACCACGCCACGGCCAAGAAGAGGCACTACTCGGACCGCACCAAGATgatcctcctcttcatcctcaCCAACTCGGTCTCCATCCTCCTGTCCGTCTCCTTCTCCCACGTCACCGGCGttgggagcggcggcggcgactccGGGCTCGACTTCGCGCTCAGCGTCCTCTCCTCCAGCCaaagcctcgccgtcgacctccACCGCCGCGTCGAGGCCACCGACGTGATCATCAAGAGGCTCATCTCCAACTCCGGCAGGATGAAGCGGGACGAGCCCCCGCCCCAGCTGAcgccggaggaggagctcaCGCTCGCGCTCGGCCCGCACACGCTCCCGTTCGGCTACACCCCGAACCTCGACTCCGACAAGCTGTACCCGGCGGTCGGCGCCGCGTGCCACCGCCACCGCGACGAGCTCAGGAAGTACATGAGCTACAACATGACCGGAGACTGCCCGTCCGACGAGGCGCTCGCCGAGAGCCTGATGCTGCGGGGGTGCGAGCCGCTGCCGAGGcgccgctgccgcgcgcgcggcccCGCCGGGTTCCCGGACCCGACGCCGTTCCCGGAGAGCCTGTGGGTCATCCCGCCGGACAAGTCCGTCTCGTGGGGCCCCTACtcgtgcaagaactactcgtgCCTCGTGGACCGCGCTCGCCGCCCGGGGAGCCACGACTGCAAGGCCTGCTTCGACCTCGCCGGCAAGGAGCAGCGCCGTTGGGTCGGGAACGTCGGGGACCTCGACTACGACATCGACACCGTGCTTGGGTCCAAGCCGCGGGGCACGATACGGATTGGGCTCGACATCGGCGGCGGCACGGGCACGTTCGCGGCGCGCATGGCCGAGCGCGGCGTGACCGTGGTGACCACGACGCTCGACCTCGGCGCGCCGTTCGGCGCCTTCGTGGCGTCCCGGGGGCTCATCCCGCTCCACCTCGGCGCCGTCGCCGGGCGGCTCCCGTTCTTCGACGGCACGCTGGACATCGTGCACTCGGCGCACGTGCTGAGCCGGTGGATCCCCGGCGAGGTGCTGGACGCGGAGCTGTACGACATCTACCGCGTGCTCCGGCCGGGCGGGATATTCTGGCTGGACCACTTCTTCTGCGCCGGGAAGGAGCTGACGGAGGTGTACGTGCCCATCATCGAGAAGGTCGGGTTCCGGAAGATCCGGTGGAACACCGGCAGGAAGCTCGACAAGGGGCCCAACGCCGACGAGTGGTACATCTCGGCTCTGCTGGAGAGG
Protein-coding sequences here:
- the LOC112895664 gene encoding uncharacterized protein LOC112895664 gives rise to the protein MARIKRHATRRLWRRSREEKRRLSEGGGGTVTQQTSEADNQSNSDLKIVLEDLTVEEIDRAYHCVFHFNEVYGSLLLKEDGLRDDIEKFCQLKASMDEKITNIKMMIRSPDSERIKKLKAATRRSSELQDVILTLEQDLASVKLGQTVAEANYVQLMCTYSQ
- the LOC112891465 gene encoding uncharacterized protein LOC112891465; the protein is MGIMEGYPRKPITQHQSQMDALPAGASSSCSSATHAPPAPHHATAKKRHYSDRTKMILLFILTNSVSILLSVSFSHVTGVGSGGGDSGLDFALSVLSSSQSLAVDLHRRVEATDVIIKRLISNSGRMKRDEPPPQLTPEEELTLALGPHTLPFGYTPNLDSDKLYPAVGAACHRHRDELRKYMSYNMTGDCPSDEALAESLMLRGCEPLPRRRCRARGPAGFPDPTPFPESLWVIPPDKSVSWGPYSCKNYSCLVDRARRPGSHDCKACFDLAGKEQRRWVGNVGDLDYDIDTVLGSKPRGTIRIGLDIGGGTGTFAARMAERGVTVVTTTLDLGAPFGAFVASRGLIPLHLGAVAGRLPFFDGTLDIVHSAHVLSRWIPGEVLDAELYDIYRVLRPGGIFWLDHFFCAGKELTEVYVPIIEKVGFRKIRWNTGRKLDKGPNADEWYISALLERPMM